The nucleotide window CGTCCCGACCTGCTTGGCCCGCCGCTGGCAGAGTTGGCGGCGCTCGACGACGCGGGCTTCCGGGCGCGGTTCTCGGGCTCGCCGATCAAGCGGATCGGCCGGGACCGCTTCGTGCGCAACGTCTGCTATGCCATCGGGAACTCGGGGGACGCGCGGCTGCGGCCCGCCGTTCAGGCGCTGTGCGAGGATGTCGACGACGCGGTGCGCGATGCGGCCCGCTGGGCGGCGGCGCGGCTGCCCGCCTGAGGTGACGCCGGATGTGAAAAGGGCGCCGGCCGGAGGGCAGGCCGACGCCCCGAGGCCGTGCCTTGGGTATGAGAGAAGCCTCTGCTCCACACATGGGAGCTTCCGCCGGCGATGCGAAGAGACCTCACGGAATGGGGAAGTGCCCGTGCGATCCCTTGCCGTTTCACGAGGAGGCACCGACGGCCGCCTGCCCGCACGACATCGCGGCCCGGTCCCGAGGGAGAAGGACCGGACCGCGAAACCTCGTCTCCGATCAGGCGCGGTCGTCGATCAGGATGGTGACCGAGCCTTCGGCGGTCTGGTACACGCCGAGCACGTCGTCGGAGGTGTAACCTTCCTCTTCGAGGGCGCTGCTCAGGGTCTCGCTGCCGTCGATGCGGGTCTGCAGCATGTCGAGCTGGGTCTGCGCCTTGGCGAGCGCGTTGTCGATCGACGCGCTGTTCTCGGCGCCTTCGCCCTCGAGATCGCCGAGCGTCTTGGTGGTGACCTCGGCATCTTCGGAAATGTCGCCCATCGGCATCGCGATGCCATCGCCGTTCAGGTCGGCCATGAATTCGCCCATGGTTTCGGGGGCTTCACCGGTTTCCGTCTCCATGGCGGTTTCGGCTTCCATGCCGCTGCCGCTTTGCATGGTCGTTTCGCTTTCCATGGTGGTGCCGGAGCCCATGGTGCTGTCGGACTTCTCCATGGTGGTGCCGGTCTCGACCTGGCTTTCCGACTGCGCCATGGGATCGGCGGTCATCGAGGTGCTGTCATCCGCGCTCTGCGCGAGAACCGCGCCCGAGGAAACGGTGGCGGCGAGAAGGGCGGCAAGGCCAAGCTTGGTCGAACGGATGGTCATCGGGGTTCCTCCTTTGGGTCCGTTTGAGCCGACGCATCGTCGCGTCGATCAGTGAGGTAATGACCGGGAGGCGGGTTCGGATCCCCCGATCCGGCGGCAGACCGGAAAGCGGCGGTGCGCCGCCGGAACGCCGCGTCCGGACCGGGCGCTTCTCCGCCGGTTCCCGGCGCCCTGTGCGCGCTGGCGGGAAATCGCGCGGGCCGACCTGCGGTCACGGCGGGGGCAGGCCGACCAGAGACCCTTTGCATTGATACAGGGAACACCCATCTTATGCAGCAGAACGCGATGGAGGACCCTAATGGCGACTTACGACCGCAACCCCGACGTGATCGCGGCGCTCGATCCCGAGCAGTATCGGGTCACGCAGGAAAACGGCACCGAGCGACCGGGCTCGGGCGCCTATCTCGACAACAAGGCAGCGGGCATCTACGTCGACGTGGTGTCGGGCGAGCCGCTGTTCGCCTCGTCGGACAAGTATGAAAGCGGCTGCGGCTGGCCGAGCTTCGTCAAGCCGCTCGAGCCGGCCCATGTGCAGGAGCTGCGCGACACCACCCACGGGATGATCCGCACCGAGGTGCGTTCGACCCACGGAGATTCGCATCTCGGGCACGTCTTTCCGGACGGCCCGCCCGACCGGGGCGGGCTGCGATACTGCATCAACTCGGCGTCGCTGCGCTTCATTCCCCGCGAGGACATGGAGGCGGAGGGCTACGGCGCCTATCTCGACCAGGTGGAGGACGTGGCATGACCGAACGCGCCGTACTCGCAGGGGGCTGCTTCTGGGGAATGCAGGACCTGATCCGCAAGCTGCCCGGCGTGGAGAAGACCCGCGTCGGCTATACCGGGGGCGACGTGCCGAACGCTACCTATCGCAATCATGGCACCCATGCCGAGGGCATCGAGATCCTCTTCGATCCGGAAAAGATCAGCTACCGGCAGATCCTCGAGGTCTTCTTCCAGATCCATGATCCGACCACGCTGAACCGGCAGGGCAACGATGTCGGTCTGAGCTACCGGTCGGCGATCTACTACGTCGACGACGCGCAGAAGCAGGTGGCCGAGGACACGATCGCCGACGTCAACGCCAGCGGCCTGTGGCCGGGCAAGGTGGTGACCGAGGTCGAGCCGGTTGGCGACTTCTGGGAGGCCGAACCCGAGCACCAGGATTACCTCGTCCGGTATCCCGGGGGCTACACCTGCCACTGGCCGCGGCCCGGATGGGTGCTGCCGCGGCGCGACGCCGCCGAGTGAACCCGAAGGCATGCAAAGGAACATGACAAGCGCCGGCCCCGAGGGGGCCGGCGTTTTTCGTTCCGCATCAGCCGGCGCGGCGGGTCTCGGTCAAGTCGCGCTCGCGCCGCTCGTATTCGCGGCGTTCGAGCTCGTCCCGGTCCAGCACGCGGATCCGGCTGCGGCCGAGATCGACGACGCCGCTATCCTGAAGGAGGTTGAGCATCCGGTTCACCTTTTGCCGCGAGCATCCCAACAGGGTTGCAAGCTGTGTCTGGCTCATGCGGATGAGGGGATCCTGCGGCGTGCTGAACTGGCGAAGGTAGCTGCAGAGCCGTTCCTCGATGCTCTGGAAGCGTTCGAGCACCCGGTAGTGATTGTCGCGTCTGAGACGCTCCAGCAGGATCCTTGCAAGGTTCCGAAGCACGACCGGCGACTGGGCGAGCTCCACGAGATGCGATGTGGGACAATAGAGGAGCGTGGTATCCGGCAGGGTGGTGCAGGTGGCGGCGCACGGGGCTGCAGCCAGTGCTTCGGTGTCGCCGAGCACCTCGCCGGTCATGGCGACATGGATGACGCTCATGTGACCGTCCGGCCCGAGGTAGGTGACCGCGACCCGGCCCCGCGCGATGATGAACAGGCCCGAGGTATGCTCGCTCTGGGTTAGGATCGTCGTCTGTTCGCTGCAGTAGCGCAGCTTGCAGCGGTCGAGGAAGTCGGAGCGCACTTGCAGAGGCAGCCCGTCGAGCAGTGCGATGTCGAGAAGTTCGGGATAGGCGCAGCTCGCTTTCATGAGGACCGGCGTCCTTTGCGCCGGGGGCACGCGTCTGCGCAACGATGAAAACGGTGCGAGCGATTCCCGAGCAGCCGAAAGACGACTTCCAGCACAGCAGTTCCCCCATCTGAAAATCATTTCGAGGCCCGAAAAATCGATGGACCCGCCGGACATCTTACAATCGTGATCTGTAGGGGGGAATGGGGATTCTGGGCAAAACGATATACTGCGCTGATCGGGCGCAGCCGATCAGAACATGGGGCGCCCGAGCGCCAACGGGCGCATCCGGCTGTCACCCGAGGCGACAGCCGGATGAACTCATTTCCACTAGGCACTCGTTAAAGAAAGCCTGCCTTGGGCACCACGGACCGTCCGTAGGAACATTTGGTTGGCTTCGACATGTATGGATATGTCGGTTTCGCGCGGCGCTGTGTCGCCCCGGTGACGCTGGGGAAAGATTCCGGGGCGTCGTGTCCTTGAACCGGGTCGGCAGCCGGTCGCGAGGCCTACGTGCGCTTTTTCTTTGTCGCGGGAAGGGCGGGTGGTAGGCTCGGGCACGTCTTCATTCATTTCAGCAGAGACATTGCCATGATTTCAGGTTTCCCAGGCGTTTTCCGGGTCCTTTCGGTTTTAGGATTCCCTTTCGTGCTGGCGGCGCCCGCCGCCGCCCTTGCTCCCTCGTTCGACTGCAGCAAGGCGCGATCCTCGGCCGAGGAAGCGGTCTGCGCTTCCGATGCGCTCGCCGAGATGGACCTGGAACTGGCGCGGCTCTACCACGCCGCGGTGAATGGGCCGAACATGGACGCCGAGCGGCTGAAGACCCTGAAGGCCACGCAGCGCGGCTGGATCAAGGGGCGCGACGACTGCTGGAAATCCGACATGGGCGTCGAGACCTGCACCGCGAACGAATACGCCTTTCGCATCTATGACCTGCGCCAGGGCTATGCCGACGCCCGCGCGGAAGACGGCGCCTCGCTGGGGCCGTTCCCCTATGTCTGCGAGGGTCTCGACGTGCCGCTTTCGGCGGCCTTCGTGAACACCGCCGCGCCGATGGTGGCGCTGCGCTGGGGCGACAACATCGCCGTGCTGCCGCAGGTCGAAGCGGGCTCGGGCGCGAAATATGCCTCGGACGCGTGGTTCTACGGCCCGCTGATGTTCTGGTCCAAGGGTGGCGAGGCGCGCTTTGCAGTCGCCGACGGGGCAGAGATGGCCTGCGTGCAGGATGACATGGGTTAGAAAAGGGGGCAGACATGACCTTCGCAGGCGCCGTGAAGAACGGCTTTCGAACCTACGCGACCTTCTCGGGGCGCGCGTCCCGTTCCGAATACTGGTGGTGGATCCTCTTCGTGGTGGCGGGCTCGGTCGTGCTGTCGCTCGTCGACCTCGCCCTGTTCGGCAGCGACCCTCGGACCGGGCAGGCCAACCAGGTGCTCTCGGGGCTGTTCCAGCTGGGCGTGCTGCTGCCGACGCTCGGCCTTGGCTGGCGGCGGCTGCACGATAGCGGCCGCCCGGGCTGGTACCTGCTGCTGCCCTTTCTCGTGACGGTGGGGCTCATGTTCGTGACCCTCGGCGGCATGATCTTCGCCACCGGTATCGGAGCAGGCATGGGCCAAGGCGCGGGGCAGGCGATGGATCCGGGCGCGGGCATGATCGCCGGCGGCATCGGCATGATCGTCATCTGGCTGGTGCAGCTTGTCCTGCTCGTGCTGATGATCTGGTGGCTCACGCGGCCGTCGGACCCGGGCGAAAACACCTTTGGGCCGCC belongs to Salipiger profundus and includes:
- the msrB gene encoding peptide-methionine (R)-S-oxide reductase MsrB, with protein sequence MATYDRNPDVIAALDPEQYRVTQENGTERPGSGAYLDNKAAGIYVDVVSGEPLFASSDKYESGCGWPSFVKPLEPAHVQELRDTTHGMIRTEVRSTHGDSHLGHVFPDGPPDRGGLRYCINSASLRFIPREDMEAEGYGAYLDQVEDVA
- the msrA gene encoding peptide-methionine (S)-S-oxide reductase MsrA, which produces MTERAVLAGGCFWGMQDLIRKLPGVEKTRVGYTGGDVPNATYRNHGTHAEGIEILFDPEKISYRQILEVFFQIHDPTTLNRQGNDVGLSYRSAIYYVDDAQKQVAEDTIADVNASGLWPGKVVTEVEPVGDFWEAEPEHQDYLVRYPGGYTCHWPRPGWVLPRRDAAE
- a CDS encoding Crp/Fnr family transcriptional regulator; its protein translation is MKASCAYPELLDIALLDGLPLQVRSDFLDRCKLRYCSEQTTILTQSEHTSGLFIIARGRVAVTYLGPDGHMSVIHVAMTGEVLGDTEALAAAPCAATCTTLPDTTLLYCPTSHLVELAQSPVVLRNLARILLERLRRDNHYRVLERFQSIEERLCSYLRQFSTPQDPLIRMSQTQLATLLGCSRQKVNRMLNLLQDSGVVDLGRSRIRVLDRDELERREYERRERDLTETRRAG
- a CDS encoding MliC family protein — translated: MLAAPAAALAPSFDCSKARSSAEEAVCASDALAEMDLELARLYHAAVNGPNMDAERLKTLKATQRGWIKGRDDCWKSDMGVETCTANEYAFRIYDLRQGYADARAEDGASLGPFPYVCEGLDVPLSAAFVNTAAPMVALRWGDNIAVLPQVEAGSGAKYASDAWFYGPLMFWSKGGEARFAVADGAEMACVQDDMG
- a CDS encoding DUF805 domain-containing protein, with product MTFAGAVKNGFRTYATFSGRASRSEYWWWILFVVAGSVVLSLVDLALFGSDPRTGQANQVLSGLFQLGVLLPTLGLGWRRLHDSGRPGWYLLLPFLVTVGLMFVTLGGMIFATGIGAGMGQGAGQAMDPGAGMIAGGIGMIVIWLVQLVLLVLMIWWLTRPSDPGENTFGPPRA